GTCCACCTTGATGTTCACGAAGTGCTCGTTCATGTACGCGGCGGTCGGATCGTCCTCGAACGACTCTTGGGCCATGACATGGCACCAGTGGCAACTCGAATAGCCGACGCTCAGCAGCACCGGCACGTCCCGCTCCCGCGCCTGCGCGAACGCCTCCGGCGACCAGGGCCACCAGTCGACGGGGTTGTCGGCGTGCTGGAGGAGGTAGGGGGAGGTCTCGTGCGCGAGGCGGTTCGACATGAGACCAATCCTGCCTCACACCACGCGCCGCGGCCCGCGACGGGGCCATCAGGCCACCACGACAGGCGTCCGTAGACGATCAGCCCATTTCCATACGGGAACCACCCGCGCGTAGTCCCAGACATGGTTCCCTTTCCTTCCGGGCTTGATCACCAGGCAGTCGAAGACCGAGGCGACCACCCTCCGCTTCTCGTCGAACGCCATCTCGCCGTACAGCCACCGCAGCCGCATCGGGTCCGGAAGCCGGACCCCTCCCTGGCCGCCCTCGGTGAAGAGCAGTCGTTCGATGGCGTCGTCGACGAGAGGGCCGCTGATGGCACAGCGCCCGCAACCACGGCCCGCGGCCCCGTTGCAGACGTAGTTGTACGGGCTCTTGCGACTGCGCGTGGTGCTCCTGCCGCTCATCGGCCGGCCGCAGGTGCCGCCGGCGACCAGATCAGCGCCGCAGCGCAGGAACCCACTGGCGAGGTACTTGGGTCCGCCCTTCCGGTCGGTCGAACGGGGGCCGAGCGGGCCCCGGTGCAGTTGCACGGTGCCCGCGGAGAAGGTCGCGCGGACCGCAGTCACTGCTCGGGCGTCACGATCGCCTGCCAGGCTCCGACCAGCGGCTTCTTCGTGTGCGCATCCCTCATCAGCTCCCCCCTGTTGGCGCGGAAGCCGCACACGCGCGGGGCCGTGATGATCTGCGTGACGGTCTGCGGATTGGGGCGGCCCCCGCGGGTGCCGGTGACACCCAGCGCGGTCCACTCCCGCGCCACCTCTGCGACGGCCTTCCCTTCGATGCGGTCCTCGATCGCCTTGCGTACGAGCGCCGACTCCGACGGGTGCAGGGTGAGCCGGTCCTCCAGCCAGCCGAACGGCCTGGGCCCACTGTGTGGCTTTCCGTCCATGGCGCGCGACCAGTGCCAGTCCTGCACGCGGCGGCTACGCATCCGCCCCTCGACAACCGCTCCTCGGAGGGCTCCGGCCGCGGCCAGGATCCCTTCCTTGCTGTACGGATCCCGCAGCCCGTCCCGGTCGAAGTACACCCGCCCGGGGTTCGCGGTCAGCGCGGCCATGAAACGGATCAGGTCCTCGGCCCTGCGGTAGAGCC
This Streptomyces sp. NBC_00539 DNA region includes the following protein-coding sequences:
- a CDS encoding zinc ribbon domain-containing protein; its protein translation is MTAVRATFSAGTVQLHRGPLGPRSTDRKGGPKYLASGFLRCGADLVAGGTCGRPMSGRSTTRSRKSPYNYVCNGAAGRGCGRCAISGPLVDDAIERLLFTEGGQGGVRLPDPMRLRWLYGEMAFDEKRRVVASVFDCLVIKPGRKGNHVWDYARVVPVWKWADRLRTPVVVA
- a CDS encoding recombinase family protein, translated to MGPIPVASYARTSQDTRQRDARGVRDQHRINERTATQHGCVVVATYTDNARNATKDDRERPAFDRLLGDLQRGHAFTAGPLMGVVAVADDRLYRRAEDLIRFMAALTANPGRVYFDRDGLRDPYSKEGILAAAGALRGAVVEGRMRSRRVQDWHWSRAMDGKPHSGPRPFGWLEDRLTLHPSESALVRKAIEDRIEGKAVAEVAREWTALGVTGTRGGRPNPQTVTQIITAPRVCGFRANRGELMRDAHTKKPLVGAWQAIVTPEQ